Genomic segment of Citrus sinensis cultivar Valencia sweet orange chromosome 7, DVS_A1.0, whole genome shotgun sequence:
TAGCATAAgcaatataaaataactataCTATTTGGAAATTAACAAGGCCCTTCTGACCTTTTATGAAAAAGGGTTGGGTACATTCttaaataaaagatttgtGTTGTATCCATTATGTAACAGGGGCTACTGAAAATAAGTGGAAATTCAACAGTGTTGCTAACAGATGAGGCCGAGGGTCAAAAATTCAAGCTGACGGATGGGGTAGATGTTGCTGATGATggcatgatttattttacagATGCTTCGAATAAATACTACTTAAGGGAATACATCCTTGATATTTTTGAGGGAAAGCCTAATGGCAGATTACTAAGCTTTGATCCAGTTACCAAGGAAACCAAAGTTCTCGTTTCTGACCTCTACTTTGCTAACGGAGTTGTGCTTTCACCAGACCAAACTcatctcgtttattgtgagaCCTCAATGTATGTTGTTTTTCAGCCTACTTTTCTTAGTTTGAGTTTGATCCACTATTCTTGTGAAATGAAATCACTAGCCGAAAACACAACAGAGCCTAAATATGTTTTCTTAtgccttcattttttattgctGCAGGAGAAGGTGCAGAAAATTTTACATCAAAGGCAAGAACGCTGGACGTGTGGAGAAGTTCATTGAGACTTTGCCAGGCTTGCCTGATAACATACGTTATGATGGAGAAGGCCATTACTTGATTGCATTAGCAACGGTAAACACAATTCTTTCTACTTGTAatatgttgttgttattattattttgggcAATAGGTAATACGAATCAATTTCAGCACCATTTGTCCCATTTCAAACAGTTTTGTGTAATTATGCAGGAATTTTCGACTTACTGGGATCTAGCATACAGATATCCCTTTATCCGAAAGGTTTCAGGAATGGTGGTGAGATACCTAGGGATGCCACCCATGGGCAAAAGCAGCAGCGGGGTTTTTATCGTTGACTTGGATGGAAAACCAATTGCTCACTATTATGATCCT
This window contains:
- the LOC102625294 gene encoding protein STRICTOSIDINE SYNTHASE-LIKE 7 produces the protein MPNSMPESVSADTSSSSSSSRLWLVTVFLTGGPVFLAMLVYKLDSFDPAPIPVHEFTHPPLTAALRNERMLQGSEKVGYGVLKGPEDLLYDAHSKLIYTGCEDGWIKRVTLNDSPADSLVHNWINTGGRPLGIAFANSDPDADRITMIVADAYKGLLKISGNSTVLLTDEAEGQKFKLTDGVDVADDGMIYFTDASNKYYLREYILDIFEGKPNGRLLSFDPVTKETKVLVSDLYFANGVVLSPDQTHLVYCETSMRRCRKFYIKGKNAGRVEKFIETLPGLPDNIRYDGEGHYLIALATEFSTYWDLAYRYPFIRKVSGMVVRYLGMPPMGKSSSGVFIVDLDGKPIAHYYDPEMSLISSAIKIGDHLYCGSVHHRGILHLDVNQHPARAII